In Campylobacter vulpis, a genomic segment contains:
- a CDS encoding ATP-dependent helicase, producing the protein MKILKSLNESQKEAVRHIDGAMLILAGAGSGKTKTITTRLAYLIDEVGIPAQSTLTLTFTNKAAMVMKTRALELIRAKEAMPLLCTFHKFGLMFLRLHIARLGRKNDFVVIDSDDVKKILKEIIGAEKDSISFIMSEISRFKNMAFGVEDVFEEAKKLKKEGQEYEKAFKLATYYKNYQAYLLKYNFVDFDDLLLLTCFLLEDEEFAKKQSLIYRYIMVDEYQDTNFLQHQILKSLCKSHENLCVVGDDDQSIYSWRGAKVENILNFQNEFENVKLVKLEQNYRSVGTILKAANELITHNQKRLGKTLICTKDEGEEIEICACEDERDESIMVAKKIKSLLKQGVKTDEIAVLFRVNALSRALEEALMKEQIPYLLLSGMRFYERAEIKDLIAYLRLVNNLEDDFSFKRIINKPKRGFGEVAFQKLEKHAKTHQISLFEALCNLEGSGAFSQKLQNELCDFVENIKSLRELSNLKDLIDGLDEKFKFKEYYENQNDSEDKIANINEFCASLKDRINNENIEDLETILSEISLLSEQDQTAKGVCIMSVHTSKGLEFDYVFVIGLEMGFFPVSYDNIEEERRLAYVAFTRAKKRLCLSYVNSRFHQGSRAYLQKSCFLEESGVLNEEIEREERFKKGDLVRHKIFGVGRIVKINEDKLSINFGGIERVILNSYVERAV; encoded by the coding sequence ATGAAAATTTTAAAAAGCCTTAATGAAAGTCAAAAGGAGGCAGTGAGACATATAGATGGGGCTATGCTTATTTTAGCGGGTGCGGGAAGTGGTAAAACTAAGACTATCACAACGCGTCTTGCTTATCTTATCGATGAGGTTGGAATTCCAGCACAAAGCACCCTAACGCTTACTTTTACTAATAAGGCTGCTATGGTGATGAAAACTAGGGCTTTGGAGCTGATTAGAGCTAAGGAGGCTATGCCTTTACTTTGCACCTTTCATAAATTTGGATTGATGTTTTTAAGACTTCACATTGCAAGGCTTGGGAGAAAAAATGATTTTGTAGTCATTGATAGTGATGATGTTAAAAAAATTCTTAAAGAAATTATAGGGGCGGAAAAGGATAGTATAAGTTTTATTATGAGTGAAATTTCACGTTTTAAAAATATGGCTTTTGGCGTAGAAGATGTTTTTGAAGAGGCAAAAAAGCTGAAAAAAGAAGGGCAAGAATATGAGAAAGCTTTTAAGCTTGCGACTTATTATAAAAATTATCAAGCTTATCTTTTAAAATATAATTTTGTCGATTTTGACGATTTGCTTTTGCTAACTTGCTTTTTGCTTGAAGATGAGGAATTTGCAAAAAAACAGAGTTTGATTTATCGCTACATTATGGTTGATGAGTATCAAGATACGAATTTTTTACAGCATCAAATTCTAAAAAGTCTTTGTAAAAGCCACGAAAATCTTTGCGTTGTGGGTGATGATGATCAAAGTATTTATAGCTGGAGGGGTGCTAAGGTCGAAAATATCCTTAATTTTCAAAATGAATTTGAAAATGTTAAATTGGTAAAATTGGAGCAAAATTACCGCTCTGTCGGGACAATTTTAAAAGCGGCAAATGAACTTATCACACACAATCAAAAAAGATTAGGTAAGACTTTAATTTGCACTAAAGATGAGGGAGAGGAGATTGAAATTTGTGCTTGTGAAGATGAAAGAGATGAAAGCATTATGGTCGCAAAGAAAATTAAGTCTCTCTTAAAGCAGGGTGTAAAAACAGACGAAATTGCCGTTTTATTTCGCGTTAATGCTCTTTCTCGTGCTTTGGAGGAAGCATTAATGAAAGAGCAAATTCCTTATCTTTTATTAAGCGGAATGCGTTTTTATGAAAGAGCGGAGATTAAGGATTTAATCGCTTATCTTAGACTGGTTAATAATTTAGAGGACGATTTTTCTTTTAAACGCATTATCAATAAGCCTAAGCGAGGCTTTGGAGAGGTGGCATTTCAAAAACTAGAAAAGCACGCAAAAACGCATCAAATTTCACTTTTTGAAGCCTTGTGTAATTTGGAGGGAAGTGGTGCTTTTAGTCAAAAATTGCAAAATGAATTGTGTGATTTTGTAGAAAATATTAAAAGCTTGAGAGAGCTTTCAAATTTAAAAGATTTAATTGATGGACTTGATGAAAAATTTAAATTCAAAGAATACTATGAAAATCAAAATGATAGTGAGGATAAAATAGCAAATATTAATGAATTTTGTGCAAGTTTAAAAGATAGAATCAATAATGAAAATATTGAAGATTTAGAAACAATTTTAAGCGAAATTTCGCTTTTAAGTGAGCAAGATCAAACAGCCAAGGGTGTATGTATAATGAGTGTGCATACAAGCAAGGGCTTGGAATTTGACTATGTTTTTGTTATAGGTTTAGAAATGGGCTTTTTTCCTGTGAGCTATGATAATATAGAAGAGGAGAGGCGTTTGGCTTATGTAGCTTTCACTAGAGCAAAAAAACGATTGTGTTTGAGTTATGTCAATTCGCGTTTTCATCAAGGAAGTAGGGCTTATTTGCAAAAAAGCTGTTTTTTGGAGGAAAGTGGGGTGCTTAATGAAGAAATTGAGAGAGAAGAGAGGTTTAAAAAGGGCGATTTGGTGCGACATAAAATTTTTGGAGTAGGGAGAATTGTGAAAATTAATGAGGACAAATTAAGCATTAATTTTGGTGGTATTGAAAGGGTCATTCTTAATTCTTATGTCGAAAGAGCGGTATGA
- the truB gene encoding tRNA pseudouridine(55) synthase TruB — MNRLFVAYKPPQISSNAFLSQIKRKYKVKKAGYSGTLDPFAKGVLIVAFHQYTKLFRFLDKSPKSYRATIWLGVKSLSFDTQNIKEVRLLKPFDYKQIQKVCEELLGEISFYPPQFSAKRIEGKRAYEFAKRGEIAPLKKCKMQVFSYEILHYTHPFLSVELKLSEGAYVRSWCELLAQKLEINATLSSLERLSEGKFFYNDEKSLNVLEYLNLKKNSLRDLSKLENGTKIALEELEIREDGEYFLENEKNFSIIKIENKKVEYILNKVEKC; from the coding sequence ATGAATAGACTTTTTGTCGCCTATAAACCTCCACAAATCAGCTCCAATGCTTTTTTAAGTCAAATCAAAAGAAAATATAAAGTTAAAAAAGCAGGATATTCAGGCACGCTAGATCCTTTTGCAAAGGGTGTTTTAATCGTAGCCTTTCATCAATACACTAAGCTTTTCCGCTTTTTAGATAAAAGTCCAAAAAGCTACCGTGCTACAATCTGGTTAGGTGTTAAATCTTTAAGTTTTGATACGCAAAATATTAAAGAAGTCCGTCTTTTAAAGCCCTTTGATTATAAGCAAATTCAAAAGGTTTGTGAGGAGCTTTTAGGGGAAATTTCTTTTTATCCACCGCAATTTAGCGCCAAAAGAATAGAGGGTAAAAGAGCTTATGAATTTGCAAAAAGAGGTGAAATAGCCCCACTTAAAAAATGTAAAATGCAAGTTTTTTCTTATGAAATCTTGCACTACACTCACCCCTTTTTAAGCGTGGAATTAAAATTAAGCGAAGGAGCTTATGTGAGGTCTTGGTGCGAGCTTTTAGCACAAAAGCTTGAAATCAATGCGACTTTAAGTTCTTTGGAGCGTTTGAGTGAGGGAAAATTTTTTTATAATGATGAAAAAAGTTTAAATGTGTTAGAATATTTAAATCTTAAAAAAAATTCTCTCAGAGATCTAAGTAAGCTTGAAAATGGCACGAAAATTGCTTTAGAGGAACTTGAAATTAGGGAAGATGGGGAATATTTTTTGGAAAATGAAAAAAATTTTTCCATTATAAAAATAGAAAATAAAAAAGTAGAATATATTTTAAATAAGGTTGAGAAATGTTAA
- a CDS encoding carbon storage regulator, which translates to MLILSRKEGQSLQIGEDIEIKIVQTGKGYAKIGIEAPRSLLILRKELIMQIKDENLHSVAQSEIKLDDLSKKLKQ; encoded by the coding sequence ATGTTAATTTTATCAAGAAAAGAAGGGCAAAGCTTACAAATAGGCGAAGATATAGAAATCAAAATCGTTCAAACGGGTAAAGGCTACGCTAAAATAGGTATTGAAGCACCTAGGTCTTTATTGATTTTAAGAAAAGAATTAATTATGCAAATCAAAGATGAAAATTTACATTCTGTCGCTCAAAGTGAAATTAAACTCGATGATTTAAGCAAAAAGCTTAAGCAATGA
- a CDS encoding 4-(cytidine 5'-diphospho)-2-C-methyl-D-erythritol kinase, translated as MKAYAKVNIFLKIIGLDERGYHLLSSRFVLLDTLYDELFLSNEKQKEGFELISDFKCENNIIDKAYRLLCEEGFENELKEFFNKKSLKLIKNIPTCAGLGGGSSDAAAFLRLINEELNLKISKEKMLRLSVKLGSDLAFFLSGVKSANVKGCGEVIEEFDDELVPFELHFPNIACETAKVYEEFDKKVFDFSKALKDAQIYEKLNTKELLEYENLALNDLFKPCIRLYPKMSEFLETGYFLSGSGSSVFKAKI; from the coding sequence ATGAAAGCATACGCAAAGGTAAATATTTTTTTAAAAATTATAGGACTTGATGAGAGGGGTTATCATCTTTTAAGTTCGCGTTTTGTGCTTTTAGATACGCTTTATGATGAACTTTTTTTAAGCAATGAAAAGCAAAAAGAAGGCTTTGAGCTTATTAGCGACTTTAAATGTGAAAATAATATCATCGATAAAGCTTATCGTTTGCTTTGCGAGGAGGGCTTTGAAAATGAGCTTAAAGAATTTTTTAATAAAAAAAGTTTAAAACTAATTAAAAATATTCCAACTTGTGCGGGACTTGGGGGCGGAAGTAGTGATGCTGCGGCGTTTTTAAGGCTGATAAATGAGGAGTTGAATCTTAAAATTTCTAAAGAAAAAATGCTTCGCTTAAGCGTTAAATTAGGTTCAGATCTTGCTTTTTTTCTCAGTGGTGTAAAGAGTGCAAATGTGAAGGGCTGCGGTGAAGTAATTGAAGAATTTGATGATGAATTAGTCCCGTTTGAACTTCACTTTCCAAACATCGCTTGTGAAACAGCTAAGGTTTATGAGGAATTTGATAAAAAAGTATTTGATTTTAGTAAGGCTTTAAAAGACGCACAAATTTATGAAAAACTAAACACAAAAGAACTTTTAGAGTATGAAAATTTAGCTCTTAATGACCTTTTTAAACCTTGCATAAGGCTTTATCCTAAAATGAGTGAATTTTTAGAAACAGGCTACTTTTTAAGCGGAAGTGGAAGTAGTGTTTTTAAGGCTAAAATATGA
- the smpB gene encoding SsrA-binding protein SmpB: protein MKIIARNKKALFDYHIIERFEAGIVLKGSEVVALRAGRANLKDSFVRIIRGELFLLNAHISLLSTTHSFYKHEERGSRKLLMHRKQIDKLLGKVSVEGYTLVALDLYFNAKNKAKLTLALAKGKTLHDKREVLKKKQADLEAKIAMKNYK, encoded by the coding sequence ATGAAAATTATCGCTAGAAACAAAAAGGCTTTATTTGATTATCATATTATAGAGCGTTTTGAGGCTGGTATTGTGCTAAAGGGTAGTGAGGTGGTGGCTTTAAGAGCTGGTAGGGCGAATTTGAAAGATTCTTTTGTGCGTATTATTAGAGGGGAGCTTTTTTTACTCAATGCCCACATTTCTTTACTTAGCACAACTCATAGCTTTTATAAACACGAGGAAAGAGGTTCTAGAAAGCTTTTGATGCATCGAAAACAAATTGATAAATTGCTAGGAAAGGTGAGTGTGGAGGGTTATACTTTAGTGGCTTTGGATTTGTATTTTAATGCTAAAAATAAAGCAAAATTAACCCTAGCTTTAGCAAAGGGAAAAACCCTACATGATAAAAGAGAGGTTTTAAAGAAAAAGCAAGCCGATTTGGAGGCTAAAATAGCGATGAAAAATTACAAGTGA
- a CDS encoding YeiH family protein: protein MKNLKNIILKQSEAYMNGFVLVLLVSLASYYVSFLPWIKSLHLSPLILSVLLGIVAAPLFRASKKSCERAVVFSAKKLLRLGIILFGFNVTLGSIASVGLSGILLSVVVVAGVLVLGYIIGVKVLKLDKEIAILVSAGSAICGAAAVLALESSIKSKPYKGVIAVGTVVLFGLLGMFLYPLFYAFHIPSFSHTQEGYFIGLTLHELANVVGAAGAISPHTQEVALIVKMIRVILLVAVLLIVPYFFAQSKEGERRKLPIPWFAFWFLGVVVLHSFIALPAELVEFLRFLSSFLLVMAMSALGLQVDFKSFLESGAKAFLLAFILFLILIFGGFLLVYYFI, encoded by the coding sequence ATGAAAAATTTAAAAAATATCATTTTAAAGCAGAGTGAAGCTTATATGAACGGCTTTGTGTTGGTGCTTTTAGTAAGTCTTGCGAGTTATTATGTGAGTTTTTTGCCGTGGATCAAAAGCCTTCATTTATCACCTTTGATTTTAAGCGTTTTACTTGGCATAGTTGCAGCACCTTTATTTAGAGCTTCTAAAAAAAGTTGCGAAAGGGCGGTCGTTTTTAGTGCTAAAAAACTTTTAAGGCTTGGCATTATACTTTTTGGCTTTAATGTTACGCTTGGTAGCATTGCTTCTGTGGGTTTGAGTGGAATTTTATTGAGTGTTGTCGTGGTGGCGGGGGTTTTGGTGCTTGGCTACATCATCGGTGTGAAAGTTTTAAAACTTGATAAAGAAATTGCCATTTTGGTAAGTGCTGGAAGTGCTATTTGTGGAGCGGCGGCGGTTTTAGCCTTAGAATCTTCGATTAAGTCTAAGCCTTATAAAGGTGTTATAGCTGTCGGGACTGTGGTGCTTTTTGGACTTTTGGGTATGTTTTTATATCCTTTATTTTATGCCTTTCATATCCCGTCTTTTTCTCACACACAGGAGGGATATTTTATAGGACTTACTTTGCACGAGTTGGCAAATGTCGTAGGTGCAGCAGGGGCTATTTCTCCTCACACTCAAGAAGTTGCTTTAATTGTTAAAATGATACGCGTTATTTTACTCGTAGCCGTTTTACTCATCGTGCCTTATTTCTTCGCACAAAGTAAAGAGGGAGAGCGTAGAAAGCTTCCTATACCTTGGTTTGCGTTTTGGTTTTTGGGTGTTGTGGTATTGCATTCTTTTATAGCTTTACCTGCAGAACTTGTGGAATTTTTGCGATTCTTATCTAGCTTTTTGTTAGTAATGGCGATGAGTGCTTTAGGACTTCAGGTAGATTTTAAAAGTTTTTTGGAAAGTGGTGCAAAGGCATTTTTACTCGCTTTTATTTTGTTTTTAATCTTAATTTTTGGTGGCTTTTTGCTTGTGTATTATTTTATATAG
- a CDS encoding thioredoxin domain-containing protein: protein MQVIFSAFLITFLFVACASEDVKNELDFKEFALGEKVLLKSVNGGEKTFLRKEKGFVIEGEEDKIIMFDFFGTFCQPCKEEALELSKLWQNNAKHFVIIGLSHFEEVSDEEVLKFAKDYNAFYFLSNSKEKDRLIAQILKDIAYQNMEQLPFKVVLKNGVYQNVSDFWNKGKKVKFYLGKVPSELMQEDINAILQGQN, encoded by the coding sequence ATGCAAGTTATATTTTCAGCTTTTTTAATCACATTTCTTTTTGTGGCTTGTGCGAGTGAAGATGTTAAAAATGAGTTGGATTTTAAAGAATTTGCACTTGGTGAAAAAGTGCTTTTAAAAAGCGTTAATGGAGGAGAAAAAACTTTTCTGCGTAAGGAAAAAGGTTTTGTTATAGAGGGAGAAGAGGACAAAATTATAATGTTTGATTTTTTTGGCACTTTTTGTCAGCCGTGCAAGGAAGAGGCTTTGGAGCTTAGCAAATTATGGCAAAATAATGCTAAGCACTTTGTCATTATAGGTTTAAGCCATTTTGAAGAGGTGAGCGATGAAGAGGTGTTGAAATTTGCTAAAGATTATAACGCTTTTTATTTTTTAAGTAATTCTAAAGAAAAAGACAGGCTAATTGCACAAATTTTAAAGGATATAGCTTATCAAAATATGGAGCAATTGCCCTTTAAAGTCGTTTTAAAAAATGGAGTGTATCAAAATGTAAGTGATTTTTGGAATAAGGGCAAAAAAGTGAAATTCTATCTTGGCAAGGTTCCAAGTGAGCTAATGCAAGAGGATATAAACGCTATTTTGCAAGGGCAAAACTAA
- a CDS encoding ATP-dependent Clp protease adaptor ClpS, translating into MEKLESLQKEHLQEPKMYKVVLLNDDVTTMDFVIEVLMRVFFHSFEKANEIMLKIHCEGSGVCGIYTQEIALSKQKKVQNMAKEAQFPLQSRVEEE; encoded by the coding sequence ATGGAAAAGCTTGAAAGTCTGCAAAAAGAGCATTTGCAAGAGCCAAAAATGTATAAGGTTGTGCTTTTAAATGACGATGTTACAACTATGGATTTTGTGATTGAGGTTTTAATGCGTGTGTTTTTTCATAGCTTTGAAAAGGCAAATGAAATTATGCTAAAAATTCATTGTGAGGGAAGTGGAGTGTGTGGAATTTACACGCAAGAGATAGCCCTTTCTAAACAAAAAAAAGTGCAAAATATGGCAAAAGAGGCACAATTTCCTTTGCAAAGTAGAGTGGAGGAAGAATGA
- a CDS encoding AAA family ATPase, with protein MNEKINEFLDNAKHLSFINHHEFVTCEHLLFVLLKLSHDFKDLFKKCGDGDFSLLERELKNHLASKNENLGKEVKPEFSIILEELLAKNSQVDVIEFIEELLKDGRSFSAYLLKKHGLKVDDPKSQNPLLNYTINLNALASEGKIDPLIGREFELERMMQILLRRKKNNPILIGEAGVGKTAIVEGLALKISQGLVPEKLKNAKIFSLDLTGLLSGTKYRGDFERRIKEIIEGLMQIEGAILFIDEIHTIVGAGATGEGHTDFSNLLKPALSNGTLKCIGATTFMEYKNSFEKNKALSRRFAKISVDEPSKQECLLILKGLREKYESFHHIKLSDELLEESIELGKKFFVDKFLPDSAIDLIDELGASFTLKAKKNPNLKDLNEVVAKMTHTHKIFEFNQNKALLNLSVNLKTQIFGQDSVIDGLCDTLKQGYVGFKGENAPRGVFLFTGSSGVGKTELCKKIAEFLGLHLERFDMSEYAEKHALSKLIGSPAGYVGYEDGGLLSNAVRKNPFSLVLFDEIEKAHPDLTNTFLQIFDNAMLTDNSGLKVDFKNTIIVMTSNLGLKESNELGFLSQNGEKTKRAIKDFFAPEFINRIDKILHFNELDDDILEKIVQKELNELSKNLKNISLNATKAAKVYLAKKAYQKEFGVRLLKRIIAEEIGTKLSDKILRKELKNGAKIKIDLDKNNKIILR; from the coding sequence ATGAACGAAAAAATCAATGAATTTTTAGATAATGCTAAACATCTCAGTTTTATCAATCACCACGAATTTGTTACTTGCGAGCATTTGCTTTTTGTTTTGCTTAAATTAAGTCACGATTTTAAAGATTTATTTAAGAAATGCGGAGATGGCGATTTTTCGCTTTTAGAAAGGGAGCTTAAAAATCATTTAGCCTCCAAAAATGAAAATTTAGGCAAAGAGGTAAAGCCTGAATTTTCTATTATTTTAGAAGAACTTTTGGCGAAAAATTCACAAGTTGATGTGATAGAGTTTATTGAGGAGCTTTTGAAAGATGGGCGTTCTTTTAGTGCGTATTTATTAAAAAAGCACGGCTTAAAAGTAGATGATCCTAAGAGTCAAAATCCTCTTTTAAATTACACTATCAATCTTAATGCTTTGGCAAGTGAGGGTAAAATTGATCCTTTAATTGGGCGTGAATTTGAGCTTGAAAGAATGATGCAAATTCTACTTCGCCGTAAGAAAAATAACCCTATCCTAATCGGCGAGGCAGGCGTTGGTAAAACAGCGATTGTCGAGGGTTTAGCTTTAAAAATTTCGCAAGGCTTAGTGCCTGAAAAATTAAAAAATGCTAAGATTTTTAGCCTAGATTTGACAGGACTTCTTTCAGGCACGAAATACCGCGGTGATTTTGAGCGTAGGATTAAGGAGATTATCGAGGGATTGATGCAGATTGAGGGGGCGATTTTATTTATCGATGAAATTCATACCATAGTGGGAGCGGGAGCTACGGGCGAGGGACATACAGACTTTTCTAATTTGCTAAAACCAGCCCTTAGCAATGGCACTTTAAAATGTATCGGTGCGACCACTTTTATGGAGTATAAAAACAGCTTTGAGAAAAATAAAGCCCTTTCACGCCGCTTTGCCAAAATTAGTGTTGATGAGCCAAGTAAGCAAGAGTGTCTTCTCATACTTAAGGGACTTAGGGAAAAATATGAAAGTTTTCATCATATTAAATTAAGCGATGAGCTTTTGGAAGAAAGTATAGAGCTTGGAAAAAAATTTTTTGTCGATAAATTCCTGCCAGACTCGGCAATCGATTTAATTGATGAGTTGGGAGCTTCTTTTACCCTAAAAGCTAAGAAAAATCCAAATTTAAAAGATTTAAATGAAGTCGTAGCTAAAATGACACACACGCATAAAATTTTTGAATTTAATCAAAATAAAGCCCTTTTAAATCTCAGTGTTAATTTAAAAACACAAATTTTTGGGCAAGATAGTGTGATTGATGGTTTATGTGATACTCTAAAGCAAGGCTATGTGGGTTTTAAGGGTGAAAATGCACCTAGGGGGGTTTTTCTTTTTACAGGTTCTAGCGGGGTTGGCAAAACCGAGCTTTGTAAAAAAATCGCCGAATTTTTAGGACTTCATTTAGAACGTTTTGATATGAGTGAATACGCTGAAAAACACGCCCTTAGCAAACTCATCGGCTCACCAGCTGGCTATGTGGGCTATGAAGATGGCGGACTTTTAAGCAATGCTGTGCGTAAAAATCCTTTCTCTCTCGTGCTTTTTGATGAGATAGAAAAGGCACATCCTGATTTAACTAATACTTTTTTGCAAATTTTTGACAACGCTATGCTAACGGACAATAGTGGCTTAAAGGTTGATTTTAAAAATACTATCATTGTAATGACTTCAAATTTGGGACTTAAGGAAAGCAATGAACTTGGTTTTTTAAGTCAAAATGGGGAGAAAACAAAGCGTGCCATTAAGGATTTTTTCGCACCAGAATTCATTAATAGAATTGATAAAATTTTACATTTTAATGAGCTTGATGATGATATTTTAGAAAAAATCGTCCAAAAAGAATTAAATGAACTTTCTAAAAATCTTAAAAACATCAGCCTCAATGCGACAAAAGCGGCTAAGGTATATTTAGCTAAAAAAGCATATCAAAAAGAATTTGGAGTGAGGCTACTAAAGCGCATTATAGCGGAAGAAATTGGCACAAAACTCAGTGATAAAATTTTACGCAAAGAGCTTAAAAATGGTGCGAAAATTAAAATAGACCTAGATAAAAACAACAAAATTATTTTAAGATAA
- a CDS encoding endonuclease MutS2, with the protein MNELLIKLDLKDYIAEFKTLFAREKEIFLEGDTHLHFKRLRELSELEFNPPLSVKALDYALTHLSKQGILHLDELFEFVKILRYFSYLKSLKFEGSLKAWLDKIELLPQLLVFINAFDEKGVLKESLDERLLNLNEAIKIKKEHISLEFKKLTHTKALNPYLIDTQIHFISGFEALLVRGGFNHALKAKIIGRSSGGGFYVVPFGVEKLQSELDDLEEKKEEIYYEYAKNFSALLHKNLLFLKFINQVFDLFDHYSARVLLAKKKDYEFMLCENSSNIILKNFAHPALKNPKSISVEFNKQVLIITGVNAGGKSMLLKSILSAAFLAKYLLPMHIKADESKIGSFKDFEAIIEDPQNAKNDISTFAGRMLAFSKLFTKKNLLLAVDEIELGTDFEEAACLYSALIEKLIENKLKIIITTHHKRLAMLLSKNSEVELLAALYDEALARPKFEFLKGTIGKSYAFETALRYQIPPNLVAKARQNYGEEKQGLEDLVGKNINLELELREKLLNVSEKEKKADIILQSLKEQKERNENEFRARYNALSLEFHKAIEEAKKTIKLHDTKEKQRSLNKANELKKAIILPTSTQKEEFCVGDFVKYEKIKGVIVGISKNDALIESEGLKLRIGLNLLRKSTPTPKPKTKTQISLSKPTNLALSLDLHGLRSDEALERLDKFISDALIAGLDEVLVYHGIGTGKLAFAVREFLKSHKSVKDFKDAPINQGGFGAKLVRL; encoded by the coding sequence ATGAATGAGCTTTTGATTAAGCTTGATTTAAAAGACTATATTGCCGAATTTAAGACGCTTTTTGCAAGGGAAAAGGAGATTTTTTTAGAAGGGGATACGCATTTGCATTTTAAGCGTTTGCGTGAGCTTAGTGAGCTTGAGTTTAATCCACCCTTAAGCGTTAAAGCCTTAGATTACGCCCTTACTCATCTTAGCAAACAGGGTATTTTGCATCTTGATGAGCTTTTTGAATTTGTGAAAATTTTACGCTATTTTTCTTATCTTAAAAGCTTAAAATTTGAAGGCTCACTAAAGGCTTGGCTTGATAAAATTGAACTTTTGCCTCAACTTTTAGTCTTTATAAATGCTTTTGATGAAAAGGGCGTTTTAAAAGAAAGTCTTGATGAAAGATTGCTAAATTTAAATGAGGCGATTAAAATTAAAAAAGAACATATCAGTCTTGAATTTAAAAAACTTACCCACACAAAGGCTTTAAATCCTTATCTCATCGATACCCAAATTCATTTTATTAGCGGTTTTGAAGCCTTACTTGTAAGGGGAGGTTTCAACCACGCGCTAAAAGCTAAGATTATAGGTAGAAGTAGTGGTGGGGGCTTTTATGTCGTGCCTTTTGGTGTGGAAAAATTGCAAAGTGAGCTTGATGATTTGGAGGAAAAAAAAGAAGAAATTTATTATGAATATGCGAAAAATTTCTCCGCATTGCTGCATAAAAATCTTTTGTTTTTGAAATTTATCAATCAAGTTTTTGATTTATTTGATCATTATAGTGCGAGGGTGTTACTTGCAAAAAAGAAAGATTATGAATTTATGCTTTGTGAAAATAGCTCAAATATCATTCTTAAAAACTTTGCTCACCCCGCCCTTAAAAATCCAAAAAGCATTAGTGTGGAATTTAATAAACAGGTTTTAATCATTACAGGCGTTAATGCGGGTGGAAAGTCAATGCTACTTAAAAGCATTTTAAGTGCGGCATTTTTGGCTAAATATTTACTCCCTATGCACATTAAAGCGGACGAAAGTAAAATCGGCTCTTTTAAGGACTTTGAAGCCATTATCGAAGACCCGCAAAATGCGAAAAATGACATCTCCACCTTTGCGGGTAGAATGTTAGCCTTTTCTAAACTTTTTACAAAAAAAAATCTGCTTTTAGCAGTCGATGAGATAGAGCTTGGAACAGATTTTGAAGAGGCGGCGTGTCTTTATAGTGCTTTGATAGAAAAACTCATAGAAAATAAGCTTAAAATCATCATCACAACGCACCACAAACGCCTTGCTATGCTTTTATCTAAAAATAGTGAGGTTGAGCTTTTAGCTGCTTTGTATGATGAGGCTTTAGCACGTCCTAAGTTTGAGTTTTTAAAAGGCACGATAGGCAAGTCCTACGCCTTTGAAACGGCACTTCGCTATCAAATTCCGCCAAATTTAGTTGCTAAGGCGAGGCAAAATTACGGCGAGGAGAAGCAAGGCTTGGAGGATTTGGTTGGTAAAAATATCAACTTAGAGCTTGAGCTTAGAGAAAAGCTTTTAAATGTGAGTGAAAAAGAGAAAAAAGCCGACATAATCCTACAAAGTCTCAAAGAACAAAAAGAGAGAAATGAAAATGAGTTTAGAGCTAGATATAACGCACTTAGCTTAGAATTTCACAAAGCCATAGAAGAGGCAAAAAAAACAATCAAACTCCACGACACCAAAGAAAAGCAAAGAAGTCTCAACAAAGCAAACGAACTTAAAAAAGCCATCATTTTACCCACTTCGACACAAAAAGAGGAATTTTGCGTGGGGGATTTTGTCAAATATGAAAAAATAAAAGGTGTGATTGTGGGCATTTCTAAAAACGATGCCTTGATAGAAAGTGAGGGTTTAAAACTTCGCATAGGCTTAAATTTACTGCGAAAAAGCACCCCCACTCCCAAACCTAAAACAAAAACGCAAATTAGCCTTTCAAAGCCCACAAATTTAGCTCTTAGTCTTGATTTACACGGACTTAGAAGCGATGAGGCTTTAGAAAGGCTAGATAAATTCATTTCAGACGCCTTAATAGCTGGACTTGATGAAGTTTTAGTTTATCATGGCATAGGCACGGGCAAATTAGCCTTTGCGGTAAGAGAATTTTTAAAATCACATAAAAGTGTAAAGGACTTTAAAGACGCCCCAATCAATCAAGGCGGTTTTGGCGCAAAACTTGTAAGATTATAG